One genomic region from Octopus sinensis linkage group LG13, ASM634580v1, whole genome shotgun sequence encodes:
- the LOC115218443 gene encoding 7-dehydrocholesterol reductase has protein sequence MNRKDMIKSKNREMRNESGDVSHDIPAKSRIKQFIERTVLPLLLMLFTPNLVMILWYTAAKFDGSITHCLHHLLKDSLLTGLLNIWTEVSIGSSFALIIIFAYSLWAIITMKILPGNLVKGSITPKGNVPIYIDNGFLYFSLTIVVLVCSEIILNKYDISVSIIYDRFGDILGTLNLVSFVFCLLLYVKGLTFPSSSDSGTSGNVVFDYYWGTELYPKIYGIDIKQFTNCRFGMMSWALIVVIFSIKNYQLNGWVDSNIVSTALQLLYITKFFWWEAGYLNTIDIMLDRAGYYICWGCLVFVPGFYTSVSMYLVNHPVHLGTLASILIFITGTAALLINYFADKQKQKVRATNGNCLVWGKKPVIIRATYTLETGEEKKGILLVSGWWSWSRHFHYIPEIILAFCWTIPACFSSITPFFYVIHLLILLTHRSFRDDDKCGRKYGEFWKEYCRKVPYRIIPYLF, from the coding sequence ATGAACAGAAAAGATATGATCAAATCGAAGAACAGAGAGATGAGAAATGAGTCAGGAGATGTTTCCCATGACATTCCTGCAAAGAGCAGAATTAAACAATTCATTGAGCGCACTGTTCTGCCATTGCTGCTGATGCTCTTCACTCCGAACTTAGTGATGATCCTTTGGTACACAGCTGCCAAATTCGATGGAAGCATTACTCATTGTTTACATCATTTACTCAAAGACTCATTGCTCACTGGACTCTTAAACATTTGGACTGAAGTTTCAATTGGAAGTTCTTTTGCACTAATTATCATTTTTGCTTACAGTTTGTGGGCTATTATTACAATGAAGATTTTGCCAGGGAATTTAGTGAAGGGATCAATCACACCAAAAGGCAATGTACCCATATATATTGAcaatggatttttatatttttcactcaCAATTGTTGTTCTTGTGTGTTCTGAAATAATACTCAACAAATATGATATTTCTGTGTCCATAATTTATGACCGTTTCGGTGATATCTTAGGTACATTGAATCTagtcagttttgttttttgtcttctattatatgtGAAAGGATTAACGTTTCCTTCCTCATCTGATTCTGGTACTTCAGGAAATGTAGTTTTTGATTATTATTGGGGTACTGAATTGTATCCTAAAATTTATGGTATTGACATTAAGCAATTCACTAACTGTCGATTTGGAATGATGTCCTGGGCACTTATAGttgtaattttttcaattaaGAATTATCAGCTTAATGGATGGGTTGATAGTAATATAGTATCTACTGCACTTCAACTTTTATACATTACCAAATTTTTTTGGTGGGAAGCAGGTTATCTGAACACAATTGATATCATGTTAGACAGAGCAGGATACTACATCTGCTGGGGCTGTCTTGTTTTCGTTCCAGGGTTCTATACATCAGTGAGCATGTATTTAGTCAACCATCCAGTACATCTGGGAACTTTAGCATCTATTCTCATTTTCATTACAGGCACAGCAGCACTTCTTATCAACTACTTTGCtgacaagcaaaaacaaaaagtacGTGCTACTAATGGCAACTGCTTAGTATGGGGTAAGAAGCCTGTTATAATTCGGGCAACATATACGTTAGAgacaggagaggaaaaaaaagggattttacttgtttcaggttgGTGGAGTTGGTCTCGACATTTCCACTATATTCCAGAAATTATTTTGGCATTCTGCTGGACAATTCCTGCATGTTTCTCAAGTATTACGCCCTTTTTTTATGTCATACATTTACTAATTTTGCTGACACACAGAAGTTTtcgtgatgatgataaatgtggaAGGAAATATggagaattttggaaagaatacTGTCGTAAAGTACCTTATCGCATTATTCCTTATCTCTTTTAA